The Paroedura picta isolate Pp20150507F chromosome 17, Ppicta_v3.0, whole genome shotgun sequence genome contains the following window.
CGGGTGCCCTTTTAGTGCTTCTTCCTCATTTATGCAGGTGGGGGTTGGACTCTGTGCAGTACTGAACACATAGAAACTCTCTCGCCCCTCTAGAAGCCTGGCTGAAAGGGGGGCGTATTTGGCCTTTCCTGCCCCAGTCCCAGGGAGAAACATTGTACTTACCACGCTAGGTGCCAGGAACACCGTCACGTTACCACAGTCTGATAAATCCACCTCCAAAGAAAACAACCGGGGCAAGCGGTCAGCGTGATCCCGTGCCAAAGATCCCAGCTTCCCAGACAAAACCCAGAAGATTCCTCCATTGAACCATCAacgacaacccctcccctcccatcctcGCTCTGCACGTGGAAAATCAGCCGTCAGGGAGGCGAGACTAGCCCCTTCGGGAAGGTCTGCCGTActgcagtattttttaaaaatatatttttcactcCCAAGCTCGTGAAACCCCTGGGGAACCCCcaacaaaaccccagggtttcatgaaagacATAAGTTGAACCCCTTTCCCTGCCAGGTAGCTCTTCTATTTATGCAAGCGCCCCCCTCCCGCTGCAGCCTGAATTGgtacagtcccccccccagcttctaccACTTGGTTCAGCTGACCAACCAAGTCCTAAGAACTAACCAAGTTCGGCTGATCAACCAAGTCCTAAGAACTAACCAAGTTCGGCTGACCAACCAAGTCCTAAGATCCTGACGTATCGGTAGGCGGaccagggaaggcctctgccCCCAGGCCGACGTGCTTTGGGCCCTGCCAAGatgcccctctccctctcttcttacCTTCCACAGATCCTCCCGGCGGTAAGAAACCTCCCCGTAGCACCCAGCCTTCCAGGCCCGGTAGCTGGAAAGACGTAGCAGCCACGGGTTCAGCTCATAACCAATGGCGGGCCTGAAGCCTCGTCGGTGAGCCTCTAGGACCTGGAagcaaagccagagcatcactctGGGAATTCTCCCCAAAGCGGTCAGGGGGCAAGCCTTAGGAAAGAGGGGCCAGCTCACCCAAAGGTACAAACAGGCTCCAGGGTTATTTTCCAGGGAACGGGGTGCCCTTGGGGACCCAGGCAGGAGCCTGCCTGTGAAACACCCCCTGCCAAGGCCCTtctgtctctcctcctccactggtGCTACCCTAAGATCTCCTGGAAGAGTAGGACTTTGCAATGCCTCTTGGTCTCAGCCTTCAGAGGGGGCTAGGAGAGAGTTTTAGGGATAGAGAGGCGAGAGACCTGGCAACTTCCTTCTCTCGCTGTCCCCTTTGACATGCAGACTGATCTCCTCACGgactctccttccttcctgttccttTTGCAGCCCTCTCTCGCATGCACTGCTAGAATTCTCCGTCTTGGGCACCACGGATGCAGGCACGGCTCCAGCATCTGCATCTGTCCTAGCTAAATAGAAGAGATTATTTTGTTGTATTTAGTTAGTTGCCGTTTAACTTTTAGTCCGCCCTACCCGCCAAGGGGGCTCATAGACGTATAGTAAAAGGTTTAAACAGAATGAAACGCTTTAAAAATCTGTGATCGCCTAACACTATCATGGGTTGGTCTCCGAATACAGTGGAGAGTTTGAGCAGGAAAGTGCATGAGAAGGGAAGGTCCACAGCTGTTCTTCCGTAATCTTGGCCTCAAccactggcctggtggaagagtgccgtctTGCGGAACTTTGCTAGTTCcaccagggcctggatctctactagcaactcattccatcaggtgacAGCAAAGGCTGACTCAAGACAACTTcatcaaagggctttcaaggcaagggagaagcagaggtggaagactacagccttcctctgcagagccttgcttggtggtctcccgcccaagacttacagtgaccccagcaagagtCTTCTAAACCAAGGGGGAAgccgaggtggttggccatggccttcctctgcagagccttgcctggtggtctcccatccaagacttacagtgaccccagcaagagacTTCTAAACCAAgctggaagcagaggtggttggccatggccttcctctgcagagtcttgctTGGTGGTCCTCTCTTCCAAGTTctaatcctgcttagtttctgagatctgatgagctcaggctagACCATACCACCTTCTCTCCCCATATGACTGAATGCATCctccttaaaaaaatatatatatatatcctgcaAGTAGAAAGCTAGCATTTCAGGGTGAAGACATCTGGAACTCCGCTCTCGGGCCTGTGGCAAGCCTCCCCAAATATCACGTCCAAGAAATCCCCCTTTCTTACAATTCGGCCGTCTCCTGACCCTAAATCCACCATCTTCCCAGAGCGGCCTGCAAGCAGCGACATCACATTCTCAACTTGTTTGACACTTGCCGGGACGTATGGCACctagtttggaggagagagagagagagagataaaggcCACAACTGAATTGGAAGGGGCTCTGGTAGGGTtggggaattctgggagatttgggggcagaggctggggaagatggagtttgggaaggcaGCTCAATGATATAATCCCATCAAGTCCAACCTCTAGAatgtctgttttctccaggggaactgatatctgtcacttggagatcagctgtcattctagaaaatctccaggccccgcctggaggttaaataaaaaaaaatatatggccAAACAGTGCAAAGttgcagtatatatatatatatacaaaaaccCATCTGAGGCAATGAAAAATCACCCAAATGTTTTCTTTGACAATATTTAATGCAATTCATGAGCTCTTCCAATACACAAAAAGGAATATCATTCCTCTTCCTTGGATCATTTTGAGCTCAAAGGAAGTGGAATTCTCTGTAGAGGTCATTAGACGTGGATAGAAATAAAGTCCTGAAGAACACTATGTTGCAATCAGCTGTCCCGGATGCCGTTTGACGTTAATTTCATTGTTGTGGATCAGAAGAACTTGTGAATTGCATTAAAAATCGCCAGAGAAAAAGGGTTTGGGAATTTTTCATTGCCtcaaatgtttttgtttaaaatatatgttcccattttgtttttttaacactattataattggatttataggacTGCCTCTCTCAGCCCAGCCGTCTTGGGATGGTGTACATCAAATAAAATGAACAGAGTTAAAAACAGTTCCATAAACCCATATACTTCATATGTGCCTGGCCTAGACTGCAGACATTCCTCCCCATCAGCCTAGTTCACTTCCCCACCAAAGTCTAGCCAAACCACCTGTAGCTTTACCTGTAGCTTTAAAGGCACTTTGCGGAAGCCGGGCATGAGAACGCCCGCCCACACAACATAGGCGGCCAAACCAGTGCCCGTTGCAAACTGCAAAAGGGCCCAGCCATCGATTGTCTTTCCGCGCATCTCAGACGCCAGCTGTTCCGCATCCTCCGGATCCATGTCTGCAAAAGCGAAAAGGATTTGCAAATCAAACGTTGCCCGTGCATGCCGACCACACCACCATCTGTCCAGCCTCACTGCTCATCTCAGAGAGCGGCTGAATTAACGGGGAAAGGCTAGGGGAAAGGCTAGCAAAATTATCTTCTGAGTGCGGAAGATACTTCTTGTTGCAAATTTAGCCTATTAAGAGGAAGCGCAGCATCAGGGGCACAGTGGAAAACCCTTTCTTTTATACTTTCGATTCTTACTCTGCCATTCCTGTCATTGGTGGCCAAAGTCTGTGATTGCTACAAGCTCAGAACTAAGAAAATGTTTTGCAAGCCAGGTATGTAGGAACACAACTTCTTGTAGCTTAGGTTTAATGTAGGGGATGATCAGTAAGCAAGGAGCAAGGAAGAGGCTTGGCAGTGAAATTTCCTGGCATACTTGGACCGGTATAGGAAGGCTCACAGGTCTAGCTGTGGCATACAGTCAGAGACACATTctggaaaaagaaaaatccagcttGATGGCTTGAATATTGCCTGCATATGTCTAAGTTCCTGGTCTATATACGATCACAGTAAACTAATTTTTCAGTATTTTCCTTCGACAAGCCTTCTATCTCACCTTTGGGTTTTGGCACCAGAGATACATTCTGGCCACCTTCTCCCACACTCCATCTTTGCCTGCCCAGGTTCTGAAGATGAGCCAAAAATGTCCTGTATCACCCAAAGGGTTCTTGAAGTATCTTTCAATACTGACTTGCCAGTTGTTTAAAGGGCAACgtcctaaataataataaaaaacccttTACAAATCTATTTCAATAGCACAGAGCAAAATACCTTATCAAAGGCATTCCTTTGTTTGGAATGCCTTCGGTAAAGTGTTTTGTTCCACCGAAACAGATTTGTAAAGCTTGTAGATAGATCTGTAAAGTTTTAATTTAGACCACTGCCCTGGACAACTCCTGCTGACATTGCAAGAACCTATTCACAAATCAGAAAATAGACGCCACTTTTCTAATTCGAATCAAAGAGGGGTCGGGAAGAAAGCAAGAGGAGGCTTGACGGGCGTTTCTCAGCATGCAATTCggagcaccccctccccaaacacaaggGCTCAGGACATTAACTGTGGTTGCCACCTCTGCATttgcaaattcctggagatttggggggtgcagcctggggagggggaaggacttCACTGTGGTGCAATGCCATACAGCCCCCCGCCcatccagagcagcccttttctccagggagactggtcCCTGCaagctggagatcagctgcaatgccaaaatatctccaggcaccacctctcctggaggttggcaacccgggGACACACAGTAAGAAGTCACCCGCTCGTGCATGGCAACAACAGACCAAGACACTGAAGAAATGCATGCAAAAAAACACACGCTTACCTATTCCGGAAGTCGAGGTTGCTTCCTACTTCCGGCGGTCCGACCTTTATTAAGCTCCCTGTGGAAACGCGACCTCCCTTCCTGGAGTGCCGCTGCGCAGAAAGAGGCGAAAGCGCTGCGAGGATGTGAATGCAGCGGGGGAGAGGGATTTAGCTGCATTGTCTGGGGCcagaagcagggttgccagctctgggatgggaaagacctggagactttgggggtggagccaggagtgggggggggatttggggcggggtgggactcagtggagaataatgctgttgagccctccctccctcccaagcagccattgacTCCAAAGGAGCTGGTTTCTgcagtatggagatgagctgtaattccgggggatgtccaggtcccacctggagggtggcatccttaagtcacccctccaaagcaaccactttATCCAGGGAATTGGTCTCAGCAGCCAGATCTCTGCACCTtggaatgagctgtaattccaggggatccccagggccccttaagcccaccctccaaaggaaccaCTTTATCCAGGAGGGGGGCCCGATTTCAgtcacctggaggtgagctatattTCCAGGGGATGGCATCTCTAGCTAGAAGATCTCCCTGTTCCTtccaggataggttctgtttagGGCTGAAGCATCTCCATGCTCTTAAGTAGCACATttaaccacccacccacccctgcacgGCCAGGGATGCTTCAAAATAAAAGGCATTTAACATGTAACTGTAGAGGGGCTCATCAGTCAATGACTAGCGCCAATTGTAATTGACAATTGGGGAGGCCAGCTCTGGAGTGGTGGGGATATCTGGAGATTTGTACATTGCCTCCTCCATCTTGTGACAATGAGTTCCAAAATTCAGTGACCAGATGCCAGGAAGTGTTGAGAATGACTGCTGAC
Protein-coding sequences here:
- the ANTKMT gene encoding adenine nucleotide translocase lysine N-methyltransferase isoform X2, with protein sequence MDPEDAEQLASEMRGKTIDGWALLQFATGTGLAAYVVWAGVLMPGFRKVPLKLQVPYVPASVKQVENVMSLLAGRSGKMVDLGSGDGRIVLEAHRRGFRPAIGYELNPWLLRLSSYRAWKAGCYGEVSYRREDLWKVDLSDCGNVTVFLAPSVLPLLERKLLAELPEEARVVAGRFPLPNWASTSTAGDGLNQAWAYDLKAVRAARRDNPEGSSV
- the ANTKMT gene encoding adenine nucleotide translocase lysine N-methyltransferase isoform X3, with protein sequence MDPEDAEQLASEMRGKTIDGWALLQFATGTGLAAYVVWAGVLMPGFRKVPLKLQVLEAHRRGFRPAIGYELNPWLLRLSSYRAWKAGCYGEVSYRREDLWKVDLSDCGNVTVFLAPSVLPLLERKLLAELPEEARVVAGRFPLPNWASTSTAGDGLNQAWAYDLKAVRAARRDNPEGSSV
- the ANTKMT gene encoding adenine nucleotide translocase lysine N-methyltransferase isoform X1, translating into MDPEDAEQLASEMRGKTIDGWALLQFATGTGLAAYVVWAGVLMPGFRKVPLKLQVPYVPASVKQVENVMSLLAGRSGKMVDLGSGDGRILGQMQMLEPCLHPWCPRRRILAVHAREGCKRNRKEGESVRRSVCMSKGTAREGSCQVLEAHRRGFRPAIGYELNPWLLRLSSYRAWKAGCYGEVSYRREDLWKVDLSDCGNVTVFLAPSVLPLLERKLLAELPEEARVVAGRFPLPNWASTSTAGDGLNQAWAYDLKAVRAARRDNPEGSSV